In Bos indicus x Bos taurus breed Angus x Brahman F1 hybrid chromosome 23, Bos_hybrid_MaternalHap_v2.0, whole genome shotgun sequence, the genomic window GCCGTGAGCTCCGCTCGGTGCGCCCACGTGGCCCACCACCAGAGCCCAGTGACTCAATGCGCAGTGACTGGCCAGAAACGGGCTGAGCCCCCCGCGCTCCCCAAGCAGTGAGCACACACCCAGCGGGGGAGCACAAGCCTGGTTTATAATATTCCTCTGGACAAAGGGCCAGTGCCCCAGCCCTGAGCCCAGGCCAGTCGTGAGACCACTGCAGCTGCGCAGGGTCGCCTGCCCCATCTGCCCCCAGCTCCCAGCACCGTGGTGGTGCAGGTCCCGGGCACTGGAGGAGACCTGCCACCCCCTGTGCCATCTGCACTGGAGGAGCCGGGCCGCcctggtgggatggggtgggagtgcAGGACGAGCTCAGGCTCTCAGGAGGCTCTGCTCTCAGTCAGTGATACAGCACCAAAGGCCTGCCCGTGTAGGAGACGTTGTCCTTCAGGAGGGGGGACCCCACAGCCATGCGAACCTTGTTCCAGCGGTGGCCTTTGTTGTAGATGGGCTTGACGGAGCGGGGAGACCAGCGGGTCAGGTACCTGTGGGGGGAGGATGGGAGGCAGCCATGAGGGCTGGCAGCCCAGGATGCGGCAGAGACCACGGGCACGGGCCCCTTGGGCTGAAGCTGCACTTGGTCAACCAAACACTTTCACCAGCTTTCCTTTCTTGAGGAGAAGGGGCTCTTCCTGGGAGCAACTGCCCAGTGTGCTGTACACAGATGGGCTGGGCTCTGGCGGCCGCCTGTGTGTGTGGCCACGTGCTCGCTTGTCTTTATGAGTTGccagtgtgtgtgcgtgtatatctgctgggggaggaggcagagaaagaggcTCCTCAGAGAGCAGATCGGCCCTCTCTGGCCCAGTCGGGAAAGGAGAGGCTGATGTAAGGACTTGGAGgaatccctccctctcccccacttGGCTCACTCCGCCACCCCAACCCTCCGGGAACAAGCCTGGGCAGCCACAACTGGCGGAGgacccctgacccctgaccctcaAGCAGGCCATGATGGGAGCCAAGGGTGAGGGCCCATGGGTGCAGACGTAGCCCAGGAAGGTTCATGTAATACAAGCGGGGATGGGGAAAGATGGCTGCCGCCCATAGTCCTTTGGCCTCCTTTGGGGATGGCAGGGCCCTGACAGTTCCAGGAAGAGTGGCTCATGCCGGCTAAGACTGGGGTTTACTCTGTTCAGAATGAAATTTGGATCCTATCCAGAGGCCCACCCTTCGTCCTGAAAGCTCAGCCTCCGCAAGGACCAGGATCCTCCCCTGCTTCCACACTAGGTTAGGGCTCAACCCTGTGCCTCTAGAGACCCTCCTCTGagaagttttaattaaaaaaatgaataacgATGGCTGAAAATTTTTagataagagtgaaaaagttaaaaaaaaaaaaaaaaagagtgaaaaagtgactGCTAATGTATACATTTCAACTGAGCTCCCCTGGACCTCTATCTCCTGAGTTCTGAGGAAAGGAAAGCTGTAGGGCTGCACGCCACGTGCGAGGTGGGCAGGCAAGGGCTTCCGACGACCACTGGGTGGCTGTCAGCCCCCAGCAGGGAGGTCTCTGTGCAGTGAACTGGCCCCGGAGCCACCTCTGTGTGGCTGGTGGTGCTGGGACCTAGCAGGGCCCTGTGCTGGTGTCTCCCTGGCTTCAGAGGGGGTGAGTGAAGAGGTGGGATGTGGAAGCAGGCTCCTTGGGATTGAAGATCCTGAGGCACACCAGGCTCTCCAGAGTTGCTGCCCTATTGCACTCCTCCGCCCACCCTGTCCCTCCCACCCTGGAGAGACCCTGGGAAGCTGGGCTTCGGCTGGCCCTGGGCCTGATGCCTGTGCCACAAGGAGCAGGCAGCTGCTGTGGAGGGGCTGGGGCCTCCGGTCAGCTCTCTGGGACCACTCCAGCTCTGGGAACCAAGGCTCCCTGCTAATCGAGCTCCTTCCGCCTACCTCTCTggaaggggcagggaaggagaTGGCACGGCTTGACGATCGTCAAGTCCCTAGTTGTAGCCAGgactccctctcctccccaggagggccttttgcaaccccacgagcCCCCACACGCCATCAATCCTGCATCACACTGATGGACACCGCATATACAGGAGGGAGCCTGGCTTTGCTTCAGAGGCTGAGGGCAGGATGGATTGTGTCCTCAGGCCTGCTGCTGTTTCTTAACACGCTGGAGTGGGGGTGTGCTCAACTCCCAAACGGTCCACAGCATAGAAAGACAAGAGGAAGTTAATATGTCCTGTTCCCCCAGGACTGCTGGCAGATGGCCCAGCTGGCAGCGCAGGAGGTGCAGGTGGAGATGGGCAAGGGGCCAGGGTGCTGGCAAGGAgtcagtgaagacccagctctGGCCCTGCACCCCCGGCCCAGCAATCTAGAGCTGGTATCTGCCTGGCCTTCCATCCTCCATTCCTGGGTTCTGTTGGGGATCAGCCTAGGAggtttgctgggggtgggggatctTGCTTTGCTCTACCCAAAGAGTGCAGTTCTAGTGACATTAGGACAGGCTGAAGGAGGGGCCATTGATGGGAGAGAACAAGGAACACCAACATCAATTTTACAGACCTGGATCTACTCTCAATAAGAGAGTACTGTAGATCTATGAGTATGTAGTGTGGTAATGTCAGAGACGGCTGTTTGAGTGTTAGACAGGAACCTGTTCCTACACCAGAGGGGGCCACCCTGCTCAGGCTGAAAGGCAGATTGATTGATTCTAGGATCTAAAGGCCTTTCTCTCCTGTTCCATAAAACCTCAGGATCTCATGGGATGCCATACGCAGCTGAGCAGGTTGTTAACTGTACAACTCTAGGGAGAACATTCACAATCTAGTCTACATGGATGCTGCCTTCAAGTTTTACAGTATATGATCTGATAGCTCTATACGGTGGCCCTACCCCAGAGAGCCCTCCCATTTCTATTTCTAAAGTCTCATTTTGCCCTTTAATAACCCCAGTGCTATTACTGAAAGTTTGTAGAACTGCTCTGACATTCCCATAGCAACCCAGTATGATGTCATAAACAGAGGATTAGCACATTCTAATGCCCAACCAGCAGATCTTCTTACCCTTGTTACCCATGGGCTAAGTGCCCTGCTGGGGAGGGACAAGGAAGGACGCTGAGGCTGGCAGAGGGAGAGTAACAGAGGCGTGCACAGCGGTGGGACtgatggggtggtggggtggcGTTCAGGCTGGAAGGGACGGAGCGCTCCAGCTTTCCTGAGCTGCAGGATGAGCTCCAGGAGCTGGCCTCCCTAGCCCAGGTCTGTGTACCTGTTGAGTCGGGGTTTGGTCTTTGGAACAAATCCTTCAGGAAGCTTGGGCCTGTGATTTGGGAGCAGACCTGAATGGAGGGAAAAGCATTTAAGAGGATGGTCTCTGCACTCCCTCTGCAGCTCTGGGGACTGAACAGAAAGCCCAAGGGGGTAGGAGGCTGGCACTGGGGGGTGAGTATAATGCAGTCTCTGGACACACACTGCCCTTTTAGGAGGGGCTTGGAGGTGTGGAAGGTGTAATGGTGCCCAcagccccctgccccctctgCCCGAGGGCCCTTTACCTGCTCGGTGGGCCATCTTCACACACTCCTCTATCTTGCGGTGCTCTTCCTGGCACAGCCCAGTGATGCTCCGGGGCAGCATGCCCCCATGTGGCCGGATGAactgactgagcaacagaacatcCTAGTGGAAACGGAAACAGGAGAGGAGGATCGTGTGGATGGGTGCCGGCTGCCAGGGAGCCAGGGCCAAGTGGCCTGCAGGGTAGGCTGTTGTGGCTGGCATTGTAAGGGGCTGACACCACCCTGAGAAGCGACCTGAGACCATTCCCTCCACACAGAGCTCTGCACTCAGGCTCGCTGCCTCCACTGCAACAAGTTCAATCCCAACTTAGCAAGATTTCCTGGCCCCGTTACCAACCCCAAGAGTTCTCAGCTCCTCTATGAGACAGTCTTCCGACAGACCTGGTGAGAGAAGGGGAACTTTTCAAGAAGGTTAACAAGCTATCATGCACCCACAGTATCTCTCCTGGTGATGAAAGTGTGTTATCCTCTTTGGGTGACGTAGGGGGTAtgttatatatttacacacaggAGGGAAGACCTGTACCATTTCCGCCCCCAAAGTCTACATATAACAGGCTACACACCACAGCCCAGAAGACATGCAGAGAGCCCCTCCACCTTCTGCCATGCCCTCTGAACGAAGCGCCAGGCAGCAATAAGCTGAGGAGGATGAGGTCAAGTTGTAAAGTTAAATCCCACATCTTCTACGCCCCCTGTCCCCAGATGTGAATGGATTCCTGGGCTTCCTTTGAACCATCAGACTGCTTTGGATGAGTCAAGGAAATAATGATAAACAAAGCCAGCATCCAGAAAGACCAAGTCCACTCCCAACTCTCACAGGATGGCAGGGGTTAAAGAAAAAGTCTCCCACACCACCCCCAGGGGCCTGATATGCCTGTCTCCACAGTCCTGGTCCTCACACGGATTCGCTGCCCTGGCAGGCGCCTCGCTGTATAACTGTAGATTTGCTTTAATCACTGGTCAGCTCCTGGGGGACCCAGGCCCCCAATTCCCACCCCTGTAATCCTCAGAATCTGATGAAAAGAACTTGGACTGGATTATCTGGGGATAATACACGGGGCTCACAGCCCCAGCACTGCCCCCACTGCAGGCTGCCAAGGAGGCTGACAGCTCTCTGCAGCTTAGAGTGGCGCTGTCCTGAGCAGAAAGGGGTGAAAAGGAAAACAACTTCTCCGGCCTTTACCTTGGAGGGGATTGGATTTCTTCTGCTTCATAAACAGAGCCAAGTCCATTTCCTGGAAACGGCTGGTAGGAAGAGTACCCCGCAGTGGTCACGCAGGTGTGGGTTCCCCTCCCCATCCACAGCTGGGATTCTAGGTATGGCCAGGACCCTACAAACTTCCATGTCAAAGAAGCTGAGAGCACTGCCTGTGGCCTGCAAGttccctgttactccaagtgGCCATCAGCAAAAGGGCGGGGACAGAGTGAAAGAACACCTCCACCCCCGACCCTGGGGTGGCGTGAGGCCAAGGCTCCCAGCCCAGGAGATTAGTTGAGTTGTTCTGTTCAGATCCCATGGGCATGTGGCCTTTCCTGCTCTCACCACCTGACCGGGATCTCTGCCCTTAGTCATCCCATTCCACAGAGGGGTACAGGGACAACGTGCAGGTCAAACTGGCCCAAAGCCTGCATCACCTGAAACCTAAAAATAGGGTGCTTAATGTCACCAGAACTCTGAAGGACAAATATGtatttctccagggctgtgtCCATCCCCCAGGCCTGCCCCATCTCCAGACATGATGCAGAACAGCAGCTGGGACTGGCGGCTCTGCCTGGGTTTCATACCCCAGAGTGcatcccagctctgctactttctagctgtgtgatctgAGGCAGGTGCATTAACTTTGCCATGCCTCAAATTGCCTCCTCTGTAAAACAAGGATGAAAGCAGTACCTACTTCACCGGGATATTGTGGAAACAAAGTGAATTATGCCCCTACTGTTGTTTGCCCTCATCATCTCTCCGTGAAACGACAGCTCTAGAAGAGCTACAGCAAACAGGGGTTCCTGTAGCTCCAGTGTGGGAAGAGAGTGAAGTGTCCCCAGATCACAGCGAGGACTCTCAAGACACGCCCTCATTACACAAGGAGGAAAACCAAACCCAGACTCTGATTCTATCCCTTGGGAACACAGCCCTACAAGACTGGGCTCTAGGGCCCTGGTGGTCTGAGCTGCCTGCAACCAGACCAGGAACTGAGTCAGGGACTCTCCACCCTGGcagcacattagaatcacctggggagctttaaaaaataatgatggcTGGGCTCCATCCCAGGCCAGCAGAATCATCTAGGCGTGGGGTCTGAGCATTTTTAAAGCTCCCCTGGGACTCATGTATGGCCAGCATTGAGAGCCGCTGGACACAATGCTTCTGTCTTGGTGGCTCCATGAGATGCCTGTTAAGCCCACGGGGAACAGAAGCTCTGAGATGCGCAGACTCACCTCATAGCTATACTTATGCTTCAGGTTCCAGCGGCAGATGGGGCACTGGCCGGAGGGGTTGGGGGGATTTGGACTTTCCTTGGGAGTCCCTGTGATTCGGCCTTCAATCtaggaggcagagaaagagagctgATGAGGGGGGAGAGTTGTGTGGAGACCCTGATCCTTGAGGAACCCCCAAAAGCTGGTGAAGCTTCCTCTCTAGGGGTCTCAGGGGAGCAGCTAATGGGCCTCTCTGCCTGAACACAGCTGCTGGACACTGGGTCTCAGGTGGCCACAGAGCTGGGCTTGGTGACCTGTGAGGGTAACAGAAACTGAACTTAATGCTGGTGGCAAGAGAAGAGGTGTGTTGTATCTGCTGAATGCTAGCTTTCCATCCTCAAAAAGACAAAAGCTCCAGAACTTTATGCTTCCTTCTCCCTGCTTTGGGAAAAAGTAATCCATGCACATGGTAAAAAGTTTCAAACTGCACAGGGATGTGGAGTCCAGAGGAAGTCTCACCCCTTATCCCGCATATCGTTCTTAGCAGAAACTGCAGTTTCCAGCTCTAACAGAGGTAAGTCtacaccagtggttctcaaccaggcaCGATTTGGCCTCCCAGGGGACACCAGACAAGGAAACAATTCTGATGGTCGccacgggggtggggtggggtggggtggggtggggatgggtccCTAGCCCCTAGCAGGGAAGCTGCTAATAAGCATCCTATGACAGACAGGACAGGCCCCCACAGCAGAGAACCAGCCCGGCTAAAACACCAGCAGTGCTGGGCTAAAAAACCTGGTCTAGGCCTACACGAGCAGACAACTGTGTGCATGCCCCTCCTCCCTCTAAAAACACAGAGCAGGGGACACAGTCCCCTGGCTGCCTCCTCTCAGCACTCTGGATGCCACCTTTCACACCCCACTTGGGCCACGTGTGAAGTGACCTCCGCCATGGCTGCTGTGTCCTGTGACACAGCCTTGGAGAGACTAAGCGCAATAAACCAGTGACCTGGGCGTCAGCTCCAATTGCAGGAGGGGGAGGTTAGACAGCCTTGCTGATTGAGGCCACGGATTATGAGAGTGAGGCTGGGCCAGGTCTGAGAGGCTTTGGGAGGGAAGCAACTCTCCCAGGGGAGAAgtggcaaaaggcaaaggagctgGCTGCGCAGGGTGCTGTTACTACTGCCTTTCCGGCAATGCCACCCCAGCGATGCCAGAAATGGAGCCAAGAGCTCGGGAAAATGGGCAGATGTATGGAAGGTCTTGGGAGGGGGTCAAAGTGGGCCTGGGCAGGGAGAGCTAACATTTACACACTCCCCACTACAGGCCTGGCTCTATGCTGGTAATGGTCCACATGGATCATCTAACTCCACAGCCTAGTGAGGGCAGATTCATGATcttattttactgatgaagaagtGAGACTCTGGACAATGAGTAATACCCAAAGTCAGCCATGGCACTGCCTCTTCAGGCATGGCTAGGCTCCCTCCCCAAGGGCTCTCATGGGACGACATGCCTCTGAGTTCGTTCCACAAATAGCAAATTCATGCCCCGCAGGAAAAACACTCTGCACACACAGAAATCCAATGAGTTTCTCTCCACCAGCATGGAGTTTACAGGGTGAACACTTGTTTCAGTCTGGGATAAGCGAActattcttaaagggatgggagtCCCTTGAAAGAACTGCCTTGAGGTCTTAACCTCAAGTACAAAGATTGAGGGGGAGCCTTCTGGGGAAGACCCAAAGAGGGAACCCTAAGGGCTTGTCCTGGGG contains:
- the MRPS18A gene encoding 39S ribosomal protein S18a, mitochondrial isoform X2, which translates into the protein MEHLQCASSCAESHGFSVSEEAGRPLVEIQEGKTTIIEGRITGTPKESPNPPNPSGQCPICRWNLKHKYSYEDVLLLSQFIRPHGGMLPRSITGLCQEEHRKIEECVKMAHRAGLLPNHRPKLPEGFVPKTKPRLNRYLTRWSPRSVKPIYNKGHRWNKVRMAVGSPLLKDNVSYTGRPLVLYH
- the MRPS18A gene encoding 39S ribosomal protein S18a, mitochondrial isoform X1, giving the protein MAALNVLVSGCGRFLRGLLTGPTVTSWARPPARGFREVVEIQEGKTTIIEGRITGTPKESPNPPNPSGQCPICRWNLKHKYSYEDVLLLSQFIRPHGGMLPRSITGLCQEEHRKIEECVKMAHRAGLLPNHRPKLPEGFVPKTKPRLNRYLTRWSPRSVKPIYNKGHRWNKVRMAVGSPLLKDNVSYTGRPLVLYH
- the MRPS18A gene encoding 39S ribosomal protein S18a, mitochondrial isoform X3, which codes for MAALNVLVSGCGRFLRGLLTGPTVTSWARPPARGFREVVEIQEGKTTIIEGRITGTPKESPNPPNPSGQCPICRWNLKHKYSYEDVLLLSQFIRPHGGMLPRSITGLCQEEHRKIEECVKMAHRAGT